In Acidobacteriota bacterium, a single genomic region encodes these proteins:
- a CDS encoding putative addiction module antidote protein has protein sequence MGKTITTRYDVAEYLRTPEEMAAYLEACLEEANGDAAFIAKALGDIARAKGMSQVARDAGLSRESLYKALSGERSPGFDTILKVIGALGLKLHAEAVSGADSKPQHAASVNG, from the coding sequence ATGGGAAAAACAATCACGACTCGATACGACGTCGCCGAGTACCTTCGAACCCCGGAGGAAATGGCTGCTTATCTTGAAGCCTGCCTGGAGGAGGCTAATGGGGATGCTGCCTTCATTGCAAAGGCACTCGGAGACATTGCACGCGCCAAAGGCATGTCTCAGGTGGCACGGGATGCCGGCTTGTCCCGCGAAAGTCTTTACAAGGCATTGTCAGGGGAACGATCTCCGGGCTTCGACACCATCCTCAAAGTGATAGGAGCGCTAGGATTGAAACTGCACGCGGAAGCAGTTTCCGGAGCTGACTCAAAGCCCCAACACGCTGCTTCAGTGAACGGCTAA
- the lexA gene encoding transcriptional repressor LexA yields the protein MVNKMKAELTPRQGKVLRAFEAFVLENGRPPTVRELGGLLGIAHPSAVFKHLRSLERKGRLRREDGGPQLAGVPAVVGSQVQVPVVGLVAAGSPRESFDLAGEAMDVPAWMVGRRRNVFCIRADGKSMIDAYIDDGDHVLLERMATANSGEMVVARLDDGAVTLKRLRRENGKIFLVPENPAYLPIEVREPRILGRVIGVLRKY from the coding sequence ATGGTAAACAAAATGAAAGCCGAACTGACTCCCAGGCAGGGCAAGGTCCTCCGGGCCTTCGAGGCCTTCGTTCTCGAAAACGGCCGCCCGCCGACCGTCCGCGAGCTCGGCGGGCTTCTGGGCATCGCCCATCCCTCGGCCGTGTTCAAACATCTCCGGAGCCTCGAGCGCAAGGGGCGTCTGCGCCGCGAGGACGGCGGGCCGCAACTGGCCGGCGTCCCGGCCGTCGTCGGCAGCCAGGTTCAGGTGCCCGTGGTCGGACTTGTTGCGGCCGGATCGCCCCGCGAATCCTTCGACCTTGCCGGCGAGGCCATGGACGTTCCGGCCTGGATGGTGGGCCGCCGCCGCAACGTCTTCTGCATCCGGGCCGACGGCAAGAGCATGATCGACGCCTACATCGACGACGGCGACCACGTTCTGCTCGAACGCATGGCCACGGCCAACTCCGGGGAGATGGTCGTGGCCCGCCTCGACGACGGGGCGGTGACGTTGAAGCGGCTGCGAAGGGAGAACGGGAAGATCTTTCTCGTTCCCGAAAACCCGGCCTACCTGCCGATCGAGGTCCGCGAGCCGCGCATCCTGGGCCGGGTGATCGGTGTCCTGAGGAAATACTGA
- the dinB gene encoding DNA polymerase IV has protein sequence MGRRYIVHIDIDAFFAAVEVLLNPSLQGKPVIVGGLSHERGVASTCSYEARKYGVHSGMPLRKCRELCPHGVFVRGNHHVYQAFSEKFFRVLRDATPDVEEASLDEAYVEFTRCRPLYADFSSAARNLKAGVERELGITVSAGAASNKILAKLATRKAKPAGFFELAEGSEEDFLRELDIADLPGIGPKAQVVLRLLNVNRIGDLWGMPRTTLRSLFGLGGEEIYLLSRGVDCRALAAPSDPKSVSRETTFLEDIWDRRLLLAHLAYLCDRLALALRRDRLYAHVIEVKARYADFRTEIKRRLVVSPLREMGKIYRIAEELFLRLVEGSRLPLRLVGVKASDLVRSRPLALFEPYEEREERLGEAVDRVREKHGFGAVLTAREKMLDTVYDFDPRRGYVLKTASLTR, from the coding sequence ATGGGCCGGCGCTATATCGTCCACATCGACATCGACGCCTTCTTTGCCGCCGTCGAGGTCCTCCTCAACCCGTCGCTCCAGGGGAAACCGGTCATCGTCGGCGGCCTGTCCCACGAACGGGGCGTGGCCTCGACCTGTTCCTACGAAGCCCGAAAATACGGCGTCCACTCCGGCATGCCCCTCCGGAAATGCCGAGAGCTCTGCCCGCACGGTGTCTTCGTCCGCGGCAACCACCACGTCTACCAGGCCTTCTCGGAGAAGTTCTTCCGCGTTCTCCGAGACGCCACGCCCGACGTCGAGGAGGCTTCTCTCGACGAGGCCTATGTGGAGTTCACGCGCTGCCGCCCCCTCTACGCCGACTTTTCGTCGGCGGCCCGAAACCTCAAGGCCGGGGTCGAGCGGGAGTTGGGGATCACGGTTTCGGCCGGTGCGGCCTCGAACAAGATTCTGGCCAAGTTGGCCACACGGAAGGCCAAACCGGCCGGATTTTTCGAACTGGCCGAAGGCAGCGAAGAAGATTTCCTGCGGGAACTCGACATCGCCGATCTCCCCGGGATCGGCCCCAAGGCCCAGGTTGTCCTGCGTCTGCTGAACGTCAATCGGATCGGCGACTTGTGGGGGATGCCCCGGACCACCCTGCGCTCCCTTTTCGGCCTGGGCGGGGAGGAGATTTATCTCCTGTCGCGGGGCGTGGACTGCCGCGCCCTGGCCGCCCCGTCGGATCCCAAGTCGGTCTCCCGCGAGACGACCTTTCTCGAGGACATCTGGGACAGGCGGCTTCTTCTGGCCCACCTGGCCTATCTCTGCGACCGCCTGGCCCTGGCCCTGCGGCGGGACCGTCTCTATGCCCACGTGATCGAGGTCAAGGCCCGCTACGCCGACTTCCGAACCGAGATCAAGCGGCGTCTCGTCGTCTCGCCGCTTCGCGAGATGGGCAAAATCTACAGGATCGCCGAGGAATTGTTTCTCCGGCTCGTCGAGGGATCGCGCCTTCCCCTGCGCCTCGTCGGCGTCAAGGCCTCGGACCTTGTCCGCTCCCGGCCGCTTGCGCTCTTCGAGCCTTACGAGGAGAGGGAAGAGCGGTTGGGCGAGGCCGTGGACCGGGTCCGGGAAAAGCACGGCTTCGGAGCCGTCCTGACGGCCCGGGAAAAGATGCTCGATACGGTCTACGACTTCGATCCGCGCCGGGGCTATGTCCTCAAGACCGCATCGCTCACGAGGTAA
- the dnaE gene encoding DNA polymerase III subunit alpha: MFVPLRVHSVFSRGRGAAKPVETAAWAEENRLPAAALSDIGSLHGWAKWKRAAEAAGVKPLFGCELPLAGSRVPKDPQASGSVPGRQGCTTEKGPEESGANGGGRLLLLVRSRSGYANLVEALNRGRLGSGEGLIAVVIPEPVSRGSVPQSVSEAAADRLAEIRDLCAGDGLYIGAGFSNFETAADMARSAGLPLVWANPLKYVRDPDRLVLLHALEKKVPFPPEKAKFGGRGRLFGPGQETVAVRRFGDAAREALARTAEIARACGFSFEDIVPPLPPAAFPAAFRDVVMARLRASRGLSWRERQRALGELEAVENSGFGPYFLVVNDIVAFARRRGILHNLRGSGASSFLAFLLGISRVNPLEFDLYFERFLNPGRNDPPDIDIDFDSRRRDEVLAYVLDKYGGGDKTGAAFVCSLKNYGARSALYETARAFGIPPAEARAMAKKVPAFADPAFLLRDRPAPGCLEIWKAAAGLDGVHAEISLHVGGVILTPAPADRHLPLDVSAKGLRMSHFDRDAVEDLRLIKLDLLSVRGLAAVSASAAALKLRSIPSGDSETFRLLREARTIGCFQVESPAMMNLLRRLKPKDVHELTAALALIRPGPTECGMKEALLRSREGRPAARDPFLEKLLPETDGLLIYEEQVMQIAERAAGMPPGEGDLLRRELKKKGRNGQPPALREPFFRGARARGYAADDVERLWRTMEKFSSYAFNKAHSASYAAMAYRAVYLKAHHPVVYLASVLAAGGGYYGVEEYVAEARRCGIAVLPPDINRSGAGFEVEERAVRVGLGSTKGLGEKAVTAVLEERRNGEFTSIEDFLVRVKPGKGELLALIKAGVFDGIEPRRTRQVLRYYRGIGEMDGAGDISPGDKARMLVEALGFLPGGDVLDLYEGRRPALRIRDLGGQRGRVVELVVRVVDARAREAARGRRTYFYLFEDETGLLEGVSESKCLSSGSPPVCCLRGEVFRDGTGTVKLRDCTFLPAF; the protein is encoded by the coding sequence GTGTTCGTGCCTCTCCGCGTCCACTCCGTGTTCAGCCGCGGGCGCGGCGCGGCGAAGCCCGTCGAGACGGCCGCCTGGGCGGAGGAAAACCGGCTTCCGGCCGCGGCACTCTCCGACATCGGGAGCCTCCACGGCTGGGCGAAGTGGAAGCGGGCGGCCGAGGCCGCCGGGGTCAAGCCTCTCTTCGGCTGCGAACTGCCGCTTGCCGGGTCTCGAGTCCCCAAAGATCCGCAGGCGTCCGGTTCCGTGCCGGGCCGGCAGGGTTGCACGACGGAAAAGGGGCCGGAAGAGAGCGGCGCGAACGGCGGCGGCCGCCTGCTCCTCCTTGTCCGGAGCCGCTCGGGCTACGCAAACCTGGTCGAGGCCCTGAACCGGGGCCGCCTCGGCTCGGGAGAGGGGCTGATCGCCGTTGTCATCCCCGAGCCTGTGTCCCGGGGGTCTGTTCCGCAGAGCGTGTCCGAAGCCGCCGCGGACCGCCTCGCGGAGATCCGGGATCTCTGTGCCGGCGACGGTCTCTACATCGGTGCGGGCTTTTCCAATTTCGAGACGGCCGCGGACATGGCCCGATCCGCGGGGCTGCCCCTTGTCTGGGCCAATCCCCTGAAGTACGTCCGCGATCCGGACCGGCTTGTTCTCCTCCACGCCCTGGAGAAAAAGGTGCCCTTTCCGCCGGAGAAAGCCAAGTTCGGCGGTCGCGGCCGTCTCTTCGGCCCCGGTCAGGAAACCGTTGCCGTGCGCCGGTTCGGCGATGCGGCCCGGGAGGCCCTGGCGCGGACGGCCGAGATCGCCCGTGCCTGCGGATTTTCCTTCGAGGATATCGTTCCGCCCCTTCCGCCCGCCGCCTTTCCGGCCGCCTTCCGCGATGTCGTCATGGCCCGTCTCCGGGCCTCCCGCGGCCTCTCGTGGCGGGAGAGGCAACGGGCTCTCGGCGAGCTCGAAGCCGTCGAAAACTCCGGGTTCGGCCCGTACTTTCTTGTCGTCAACGACATCGTCGCCTTCGCCCGCCGCCGCGGCATCCTCCACAATCTCCGGGGATCGGGCGCCTCGTCATTCCTGGCCTTCCTTCTCGGCATTTCCCGTGTCAACCCCCTGGAGTTCGATCTTTACTTCGAGCGGTTTCTGAATCCCGGCCGCAACGACCCGCCTGACATCGACATCGATTTCGACTCCCGGCGGCGCGACGAGGTCCTCGCCTATGTCCTGGATAAATACGGCGGGGGAGACAAGACGGGCGCGGCCTTCGTCTGCAGTCTCAAAAATTACGGGGCTCGCTCGGCCCTCTACGAGACGGCCCGGGCCTTCGGCATCCCCCCGGCCGAGGCGCGGGCCATGGCCAAAAAAGTCCCGGCTTTCGCCGACCCGGCCTTTCTCCTCCGCGACCGTCCGGCGCCCGGCTGCCTCGAAATCTGGAAGGCGGCGGCCGGACTGGACGGCGTCCATGCCGAAATCTCCCTCCACGTCGGCGGCGTCATCCTCACCCCGGCGCCCGCCGACCGCCATCTGCCGCTCGACGTTTCCGCCAAGGGCCTCCGGATGAGCCACTTCGACCGCGATGCCGTCGAAGACCTCCGGCTCATCAAACTCGACCTTCTCTCGGTGCGGGGCCTTGCGGCCGTCTCGGCGTCGGCCGCGGCCCTGAAACTCCGGTCCATTCCGTCCGGAGATTCCGAGACCTTCCGCCTGCTCCGGGAGGCCCGGACGATCGGCTGCTTCCAGGTCGAAAGCCCGGCCATGATGAACCTCCTGCGACGCCTTAAGCCGAAAGATGTCCACGAGCTGACCGCGGCCCTGGCCCTCATCCGGCCCGGGCCGACCGAATGCGGCATGAAGGAGGCCCTCCTCCGGTCGCGCGAGGGTCGCCCCGCCGCCCGCGACCCGTTTCTCGAAAAGCTCCTCCCCGAGACCGACGGGCTTCTGATCTACGAGGAACAGGTCATGCAGATTGCCGAACGGGCCGCGGGGATGCCGCCCGGGGAGGGCGACCTCCTCCGCCGCGAACTGAAGAAAAAAGGCCGCAACGGTCAACCGCCGGCTCTGCGCGAGCCGTTTTTCCGCGGCGCCCGGGCCCGCGGTTATGCGGCGGACGATGTCGAGAGGTTGTGGCGGACAATGGAGAAGTTTTCCTCTTATGCATTCAACAAGGCTCACAGCGCATCCTACGCGGCCATGGCCTACCGGGCCGTTTATCTCAAGGCCCATCATCCGGTGGTATACCTCGCATCCGTTCTGGCGGCCGGCGGCGGTTATTACGGCGTTGAGGAATATGTCGCCGAGGCCCGCCGATGCGGCATCGCCGTGCTGCCGCCCGACATCAATCGCAGCGGAGCCGGGTTCGAGGTCGAGGAGCGGGCCGTCCGTGTCGGCCTGGGTTCGACCAAGGGGTTGGGGGAAAAGGCGGTCACCGCCGTTCTCGAAGAGCGCCGGAACGGGGAGTTCACGTCGATCGAGGATTTCCTGGTCCGGGTGAAGCCGGGGAAGGGAGAACTCCTGGCCCTCATCAAGGCCGGCGTCTTTGACGGTATCGAGCCGCGGCGGACGCGCCAGGTCCTCCGCTATTACCGGGGAATCGGAGAGATGGACGGAGCCGGCGACATCAGTCCCGGCGACAAAGCCCGAATGCTCGTCGAGGCGCTGGGATTCCTGCCCGGCGGCGACGTCCTCGACCTCTACGAGGGCCGGCGCCCTGCGCTCCGGATCCGCGACCTGGGCGGACAGCGGGGCCGGGTCGTCGAGCTCGTCGTTCGTGTCGTCGACGCCCGGGCCCGGGAGGCGGCCCGCGGCCGCCGGACGTATTTCTATCTCTTCGAGGACGAAACCGGTCTTCTCGAGGGCGTCTCGGAGTCGAAGTGCCTGAGCTCGGGCTCGCCGCCCGTCTGCTGCCTCCGGGGCGAGGTCTTCCGCGACGGGACGGGCACCGTCAAGCTCCGCGACTGCACCTTCCTCCCCGCCTTTTGA
- a CDS encoding M14 family metallopeptidase produces the protein MNPSESEAPMSFRKFSVCFFLVLAVAFSQAAAQPKITSPKEEFGFEIGADYQLIGYARMLEYWKKLERESDRVKLFEIGKTAEGRTMVMAVVTSPENHANLDRYKEISKRLALAEGLTDDEARELAREGRAVVWIDGGLHATESLGSQQLIELVWQMAGRNDRETLRILDDVILLAVPANPDGQDLIADWYMREPDPEKRSQSGLPVLYQKYIGHDNNRDFVMVTQPESEAMSRILYIEWHPQILYNHHQTGPAGTVLFISPFRGPYNYVFDPLLMMGVELVGATVHNRFVAEDKPGTSMRNIASYSTWWNGGLRTTAYFHNVIGILSETIGNPTPVEIPFLPERLLPSLDLPYPILPQKWPFRNSVEYSITANKAILDVASKHREDFLYKRYLMGKNAIQKGSRDTWTIMPGDIKRFQADMEAAKVRPDRREGYPQEHLKKLFPPEKRDPRGYIIPADQPDFPTAVKFVNTLMKSGVKVHRAEKPFDLAGKTYPAGSFAVTAAQAFRPHVLSLFEPQDHPDDIPYPGGPPRPPYDSAGWTLAYQMGIEFDRILDPFDGPFNELPGLVDPPPGRVGPSASEAAGFILDPRVNDAFIAVNRVLAAGGKVFRLKDGPASGKAAGIPGAMYVPASDAVRPILEKAAEELGIQVEAVATAPQGDAFHIKPARIGLWDVYGGSMPSGWVRWILERFEFPFELVFAGDLDAGNLRKRFDILVFVGGAIPAFPPREMDEAMSRWFRQPDPKSIPETWRSRLGQVTVEKTLPRIREFLEQGGAVATIGSSTGLAYHLGLPVANHLIEKDPDGTERPLPSSKYYVPGSVLQVRVDTAHPLAYGLSETTDVYFNNSPVFALAPDAWLAGVRPVAWFGNTNPLRSGWAWGDTFLHRGVQVIEAEVGRGRLFLFGPEITFRAMPHGTFKFLFNAIHYGASEPVEAVDALRKKR, from the coding sequence ATGAATCCTTCCGAAAGCGAGGCCCCCATGTCTTTCCGCAAGTTTTCCGTCTGCTTTTTTCTGGTTCTGGCTGTAGCCTTCTCCCAGGCCGCGGCGCAGCCGAAGATCACGAGCCCCAAGGAGGAGTTCGGGTTCGAAATCGGCGCCGACTACCAGCTCATCGGCTATGCCCGGATGCTCGAGTACTGGAAAAAGCTCGAGCGGGAATCCGACCGCGTGAAACTCTTCGAGATCGGGAAGACCGCCGAGGGACGGACCATGGTCATGGCCGTCGTCACATCGCCCGAAAATCACGCCAATCTTGACCGCTATAAGGAAATTTCGAAGCGTCTGGCGCTTGCCGAAGGGTTGACGGACGACGAAGCCCGCGAACTTGCCCGCGAAGGCCGGGCCGTCGTCTGGATCGACGGCGGACTCCACGCCACGGAAAGTCTCGGCTCCCAGCAGCTCATCGAGCTCGTCTGGCAGATGGCCGGCCGCAACGACCGCGAAACGCTCCGCATCCTCGACGACGTCATCCTGCTCGCCGTTCCGGCCAACCCCGACGGACAGGACCTCATCGCCGACTGGTACATGCGTGAGCCGGACCCGGAAAAACGATCCCAGAGCGGACTTCCGGTCCTCTACCAGAAATACATCGGCCACGACAACAACCGGGATTTCGTCATGGTCACCCAGCCGGAAAGCGAGGCCATGAGCCGGATCCTCTATATCGAGTGGCACCCCCAGATCCTCTACAATCATCACCAGACGGGCCCCGCCGGGACCGTCCTTTTCATCTCGCCTTTCCGCGGCCCCTACAATTATGTCTTCGATCCCCTATTGATGATGGGTGTTGAGCTCGTCGGCGCAACCGTCCACAACCGTTTCGTGGCCGAGGACAAGCCCGGCACCTCCATGCGCAACATCGCTTCGTACTCGACATGGTGGAATGGCGGACTGCGGACGACCGCGTATTTCCACAACGTGATCGGCATTCTCTCGGAAACGATCGGCAATCCCACGCCCGTCGAAATCCCCTTCCTCCCCGAGCGGCTTCTTCCCAGCCTCGATCTCCCCTATCCGATTCTCCCCCAGAAGTGGCCCTTCCGGAATTCCGTCGAATACTCCATCACGGCGAACAAGGCCATCCTTGACGTTGCCTCCAAGCACCGCGAGGACTTCCTCTACAAGCGCTACCTCATGGGGAAAAACGCCATCCAAAAGGGCAGCCGCGATACCTGGACGATCATGCCCGGCGACATCAAGCGCTTTCAGGCGGATATGGAGGCCGCCAAGGTCCGGCCGGACCGGCGCGAGGGTTATCCCCAGGAGCACCTGAAAAAACTCTTTCCTCCGGAAAAGCGCGATCCCCGCGGCTACATCATTCCCGCGGACCAGCCGGATTTCCCGACGGCCGTCAAGTTCGTCAACACCCTCATGAAAAGCGGCGTCAAGGTCCACCGGGCCGAAAAGCCGTTCGATCTCGCCGGAAAAACCTACCCGGCCGGGTCGTTTGCCGTCACGGCCGCCCAGGCCTTCCGTCCCCATGTCCTGTCCCTGTTCGAACCCCAGGATCATCCCGACGACATCCCCTATCCCGGCGGACCGCCCCGCCCGCCTTACGACAGCGCCGGCTGGACACTTGCCTACCAGATGGGCATCGAGTTCGACAGGATCCTGGATCCGTTCGACGGGCCTTTCAATGAACTGCCGGGTCTCGTCGATCCACCGCCGGGCCGTGTCGGACCATCCGCCTCCGAAGCGGCGGGTTTCATCCTCGATCCGCGGGTCAATGACGCCTTCATCGCGGTGAACCGGGTTTTGGCCGCGGGCGGAAAGGTTTTCCGCTTGAAGGACGGTCCGGCTTCAGGAAAGGCCGCGGGTATTCCCGGCGCCATGTATGTGCCGGCGTCCGATGCGGTTCGGCCCATCCTGGAAAAAGCGGCCGAGGAGCTCGGTATTCAAGTCGAGGCCGTCGCAACAGCCCCGCAGGGAGATGCCTTCCACATCAAGCCGGCGCGCATCGGCCTCTGGGACGTCTATGGCGGATCCATGCCTTCGGGATGGGTGCGCTGGATCCTGGAACGATTCGAGTTCCCGTTCGAACTCGTCTTCGCCGGGGATTTGGACGCCGGGAACCTCCGCAAACGATTCGACATTCTTGTCTTCGTCGGCGGCGCCATCCCCGCTTTCCCTCCGCGAGAGATGGATGAGGCGATGTCCCGCTGGTTCCGTCAGCCAGATCCCAAATCCATCCCCGAGACATGGCGATCCCGGCTCGGCCAAGTCACGGTCGAAAAAACCCTGCCCCGGATCCGCGAATTTCTCGAACAGGGCGGCGCCGTCGCAACGATCGGCAGCTCGACCGGCCTGGCCTATCATCTCGGCCTGCCGGTGGCCAACCATCTTATCGAAAAGGATCCCGATGGGACGGAAAGGCCGCTGCCGTCCTCCAAATATTATGTCCCCGGTTCCGTGCTTCAGGTCCGCGTTGACACCGCCCACCCGTTGGCCTATGGCCTGTCCGAGACAACCGACGTGTACTTCAACAACAGCCCGGTCTTTGCCCTCGCACCCGACGCCTGGCTGGCCGGTGTCCGCCCCGTGGCTTGGTTCGGAAACACCAATCCCCTGCGGAGCGGTTGGGCGTGGGGCGACACGTTCCTTCACCGCGGCGTCCAGGTCATCGAAGCCGAGGTCGGTCGCGGACGGCTCTTCCTTTTCGGCCCCGAGATCACCTTCCGGGCCATGCCGCACGGAACGTTCAAGTTTCTCTTCAACGCCATCCACTACGGCGCCTCCGAGCCCGTCGAAGCAGTCGACGCTTTGCGTAAAAAGCGATGA